Proteins encoded by one window of Gloeocapsa sp. PCC 73106:
- a CDS encoding helix-turn-helix domain-containing protein, which translates to MKSRYNYRVYPTSQQKSHLSQLFGCTRVVWNDAL; encoded by the coding sequence ATGAAATCCAGATACAACTACAGAGTATATCCTACCTCCCAACAAAAGAGCCACTTGTCTCAATTGTTTGGATGTACTCGCGTAGTCTGGAATGACGCCTTAA